Proteins encoded in a region of the Paramagnetospirillum magneticum AMB-1 genome:
- a CDS encoding type II toxin-antitoxin system RelE/ParE family toxin, whose amino-acid sequence MEWKVETLNEIVDAEIAALPKDMQARFLRIAGMIESAGLEGMGHPHVKSLEGKLWEMRLMGRDGIARALYVTVTGRRVVVVRAFVKKTQKTPRQEIELALARAKEILK is encoded by the coding sequence ATGGAGTGGAAGGTCGAAACCCTCAACGAAATCGTGGATGCGGAAATCGCGGCCTTGCCCAAGGATATGCAGGCCCGATTCCTGCGGATTGCCGGGATGATTGAGTCCGCAGGGTTGGAAGGTATGGGGCATCCACATGTGAAGTCGCTTGAGGGCAAGTTATGGGAGATGCGGCTAATGGGCCGCGACGGCATCGCCCGTGCCCTTTATGTGACCGTCACTGGTCGGCGGGTCGTGGTGGTGCGTGCCTTTGTAAAAAAGACCCAGAAGACGCCCCGCCAGGAGATTGAACTCGCATTGGCTCGGGCCAAGGAGATTTTGAAATGA
- a CDS encoding helix-turn-helix domain-containing protein yields the protein MTSLNDLKAKMLADPEVKAEYDRLAPEFEIAETLIRARQRAGLSQAELAKKMGTTQSVVARLESGRSLPSSTSLARFAAATGSRLHVELLPGR from the coding sequence ATGACCAGCCTGAATGACCTCAAGGCTAAAATGCTGGCTGATCCCGAGGTGAAGGCCGAATATGACCGTCTCGCCCCAGAGTTCGAGATTGCGGAAACCCTTATCCGTGCCCGTCAACGGGCTGGTCTATCTCAGGCCGAACTTGCGAAGAAAATGGGTACCACCCAGTCCGTGGTAGCACGGCTGGAAAGTGGCCGTTCCCTTCCTTCATCGACTTCACTGGCACGCTTCGCCGCCGCCACAGGAAGCCGCCTTCATGTTGAGCTACTTCCTGGCCGGTGA
- a CDS encoding GDCCVxC domain-containing (seleno)protein, whose translation MNDICGHDKGDDVLAKTAIILQSKITCPHCGHHEVEVMPSDACQFFYDCKGCGIVLRPKPGDCCVFCSYGSVPCPPIQADKSCGCG comes from the coding sequence GTGAACGACATCTGCGGCCACGATAAGGGGGACGATGTGCTGGCCAAAACCGCGATTATTCTCCAATCCAAGATCACCTGCCCCCATTGCGGCCACCACGAGGTGGAGGTGATGCCGAGCGACGCATGCCAGTTTTTCTATGATTGCAAAGGGTGCGGCATTGTTCTGCGACCCAAGCCCGGCGATTGCTGCGTGTTCTGCTCCTATGGTTCGGTGCCGTGTCCGCCGATCCAGGCCGACAAATCATGCGGCTGTGGCTGA
- a CDS encoding Y-family DNA polymerase: MAVYALVDCNNFYVSCERAFNPALEGKPVIVMSNNDGCAVARSAEAKAIGVGMGEPAFKLRHLVDSHGLIMLSSNYALYGDMSERVMSVLATFSPGAEIYSIDECFLDLDGMPVDNLTAWSQQVRATVRRWTGIPVSVGIGTTKTLAKLANRLAKKSKKANGVLDLSRDARWIEAALKQTPVGDVWGIGRQYAALCGVNGIRTAFDLTLQPDGWIKKTMGAVGLRTVMELRGTPVHTLDTAPSDKHTTCCSRSFGASVTEFEQVHDAVMTFASRAAEKIRGEGLVSGAVQVFAYTDRFRPDQPQFSLNSMIRLSPPTSSTPHIIGAALKGLKSAWRDGYEYKKAGVIMLDLVRPEDIPRDLFSPPPESGARPTALMAAVDGINGKMGKGAVGFGLVPDDAPWKMRCSNRTPSFTTSWDDIPVVKA; encoded by the coding sequence ATGGCGGTCTACGCCCTGGTGGACTGCAACAATTTTTACGTCTCTTGCGAACGGGCGTTCAATCCTGCCCTTGAAGGCAAGCCGGTCATCGTCATGTCCAACAATGATGGCTGTGCCGTGGCCCGTTCCGCAGAGGCCAAAGCCATTGGCGTCGGCATGGGCGAACCTGCCTTCAAATTGCGGCATCTGGTCGATAGCCATGGATTGATCATGCTGTCGAGCAACTACGCCCTGTACGGGGACATGTCCGAAAGGGTGATGTCCGTTTTAGCGACATTCTCGCCGGGGGCCGAGATCTACAGCATCGACGAATGCTTTCTGGATTTGGATGGCATGCCAGTGGACAACCTAACTGCATGGTCCCAGCAGGTACGTGCCACAGTGCGACGTTGGACCGGCATTCCCGTGTCGGTCGGGATCGGCACCACCAAGACCTTGGCGAAACTGGCCAACAGACTCGCAAAGAAATCCAAGAAGGCGAATGGCGTGCTCGATCTGAGCCGTGATGCCCGATGGATAGAGGCCGCCCTCAAGCAGACCCCAGTCGGTGACGTGTGGGGCATTGGCCGCCAGTATGCAGCCCTCTGTGGCGTGAATGGTATCCGAACCGCCTTTGACCTGACCTTGCAGCCAGATGGATGGATCAAGAAGACCATGGGGGCGGTCGGCCTTCGCACCGTGATGGAATTGCGAGGAACCCCCGTCCACACCCTGGACACGGCACCATCAGACAAGCACACAACCTGCTGCTCGCGTTCGTTCGGTGCATCCGTTACAGAGTTTGAGCAAGTGCATGATGCGGTGATGACCTTTGCCAGCCGGGCAGCCGAGAAAATTCGCGGTGAAGGACTGGTGTCCGGTGCTGTGCAGGTGTTCGCCTATACCGACAGGTTCCGCCCCGACCAGCCACAGTTTTCACTGAACTCCATGATCCGTCTGTCGCCACCGACATCATCCACGCCGCACATCATTGGGGCGGCCCTGAAGGGGCTGAAATCAGCGTGGCGTGACGGCTACGAGTATAAGAAGGCAGGCGTGATCATGCTCGATTTGGTCCGCCCCGAAGACATCCCGCGTGACCTGTTTTCACCACCACCAGAATCAGGTGCACGGCCAACGGCGTTGATGGCTGCGGTAGATGGCATCAACGGAAAGATGGGCAAAGGGGCTGTCGGATTCGGGTTGGTTCCCGACGACGCACCGTGGAAGATGCGATGCAGCAACCGAACCCCGAGCTTCACGACCAGTTGGGACGACATACCGGTGGTTAAGGCGTGA
- a CDS encoding LexA family protein: MEATAPIYSALVAAGFPSPADDHLEGKLDLHELMVKRPAATFFCRADGDSMTGAGIHSGDLLVVDRSVQPHDGDIVVATLDGGLTVKTLRKTEDGWELASANPDYPSFSVDPDDGVQIWGVVTFSVSALAKR; encoded by the coding sequence TTGGAAGCCACAGCACCGATCTATTCCGCCCTGGTGGCTGCCGGATTTCCCTCCCCCGCCGACGACCACCTGGAGGGCAAGCTCGATCTCCACGAATTGATGGTGAAAAGACCGGCGGCAACCTTCTTCTGTCGGGCCGATGGCGATTCCATGACCGGTGCAGGCATCCATAGTGGTGACCTGCTGGTGGTGGATCGTTCGGTTCAGCCCCACGACGGCGACATCGTTGTGGCGACCCTGGACGGTGGCTTGACGGTGAAGACCTTGCGGAAGACCGAGGATGGGTGGGAATTGGCCTCGGCCAATCCGGACTACCCCAGCTTCTCCGTCGATCCTGATGATGGCGTCCAAATATGGGGCGTCGTCACCTTCTCCGTCTCGGCCTTAGCCAAACGGTGA